Proteins encoded by one window of Salvia splendens isolate huo1 chromosome 5, SspV2, whole genome shotgun sequence:
- the LOC121803873 gene encoding berberine bridge enzyme-like 15 has product LASAWFLSLIFTPLTESHVQAAVLCANKLRVHLRIRSGGHDYEGLSYTSELKSPPPFILLDLGKLRAVDVDLRSNTAWAQAGATIGELYYRISEKSKTHGFPAGLCTSLGVGGHITGGAYGPMMRKYGLGADNVVDARIVDANGNILDRKSMGEDTFWAIRGGGGGSFGVILAWKVRLVRVPPTVTVFTVPRTIEQGATKVLYKWQQIADKIDENLFIRVIIQPVPVPAAAAGNRTIMTAYNAVYLGKSSSLLRVMSSKFPELGLTRNDTKEMSWIESVVYTGSFPEGTPTAVLLSGKPAFVNYFKAKSDLVKEAVPEAGLEGLWKLMLEEESPLTIWNPFGGKMRRIPEGEIAFPHRKGVVFMAQYVTTWQSDKEDVGKRYEWMHKLYDYMAQYASKNPREAYVNYRDVEIGMNNCSSVEGREWGSRYFKSNFERLVQVKARVDPHDFFWHEQTDGSANF; this is encoded by the coding sequence CTTGCTTCAGCCTGGTTTCTTTCACTCATCTTCACTCCGCTAACCGAATCCCACGTCCAAGCCGCCGTCCTCTGCGCCAACAAGCTCCGCGTCCACCTCCGCATCCGCAGCGGCGGCCACGACTACGAAGGCCTTTCCTACACATCCGAGCTCAAATCCCCGCCGCCGTTCATCCTCCTCGACCTCGGGAAGCTCCGCGCAGTCGACGTCGACCTCCGCTCCAACACCGCTTGGGCGCAGGCCGGCGCCACCATCGGCGAGCTCTACTACCGAATTTCGGAGAAGAGCAAAACGCACGGCTTCCCCGCCGGGCTGTGCACCAGCCTCGGCGTCGGCGGCCACATCACCGGCGGCGCGTACGGCCCGATGATGAGGAAGTACGGCCTCGGAGCGGACAATGTCGTCGACGCCAGAATCGTCGACGCGAACGGAAACATCCTGGATAGGAAATCCATGGGAGAGGACACGTTCTGGGCCAtcagaggcggcggcggcggaagcTTTGGAGTTATATTAGCATGGAAGGTTCGGCTCGTCAGGGTACCACCCACAGTAACCGTTTTCACCGTACCGCGCACGATAGAACAAGGCGCCACAAAAGTCCTATACAAATGGCAGCAAATCGCTGACAAAATCGACGAGAATCTTTTCATCAGAGTAATAATCCAGCCTGTCCCTGTCCCCGCCGCAGCGGCGGGAAACAGGACGATCATGACTGCGTACAACGCGGTGTACCTAGGCAAATCCAGCTCGCTTCTCAGAGTCATGAGCTCGAAATTCCCGGAGCTCGGGCTGACGAGGAATGACACGAAGGAGATGAGCTGGATCGAGTCGGTGGTGTACACGGGGAGCTTCCCGGAGGGGACTCCGACAGCAGTGCTGCTGTCGGGGAAACCAGCGTTCGTGAACTACTTCAAGGCGAAGTCGGACTTGGTGAAGGAGGCGGTGCCGGAGGCAGGGCTGGAGGGGCTGTGGAAGCTGATGCTGGAGGAGGAGTCGCCGCTGACGATATGGAATCCGTTTGGAGGGAAAATGAGGCGGATTCCGGAAGGGGAGATTGCGTTCCCGCACCGGAAGGGGGTGGTGTTCATGGCGCAGTATGTGACGACGTGGCAGAGCGATAAAGAGGATGTGGGGAAGCGGTACGAGTGGATGCACAAGCTGTACGACTATATGGCGCAGTACGCATCTAAGAATCCGAGGGAGGCGTATGTTAACTACAGAGACGTGGAGATCGGGATGAATAATTGCAGCTCCGTTGAGGGTAGGGAATGGGGGAGTAGGTATTTCAAGAGTAATTTTGAGAGATTGGTGCAGGTTAAGGCCAGAGTGGACCCGCATGATTTTTTCTGGCATGAACAgactgatggatccgcgaatttctga